A segment of the Bordetella flabilis genome:
TGAGGTCGGCCAACGTCTCCGTTGCCAGCGTCAGGCCGCTCGCGCGGTTTTGCCGATCCGCCTGGGTTTCCATTTCCCCGGGGTAGTACACCTGCTTGTGGCCGGGCGCCACCGGCACATCCTTCAGCGACGCGATGTAAGCCTCCATGCGCGCATGGAACTCCGTCACCGGCATGAAGGCTGCGACATTCAGCGCCAGCAAGAAATGCCCCGCGCCGCTGCGGTTCACCGGGTCGTAGGGGCCATGGACACCGTCCAGAAACTCGCTGCCCGACAGCACGCCGGACAGCACATCCACCATGACGCCCATCACATAGCCTTTGTGTCCCGCCATGGGCAGGATGAAGCCTTCCAGCGCCGCGCGCGGATCGGTGGTGGGATGGCCCTGCCTGTCGACGGCCCAATGCGCCGGAATCGACTCGTGGCGGTTATTGGCGAGGTAGATCTTGCCGCGCGCCACGCCGGAATTGGCCATGTCCATGACCATGGGCGCATGGCGGCCCGCGGGCGCGGCGATCGACCATGGATTGGTGCCGATCTTCTTCTGCAGCCCGCCCCAGGGCGCCATATTCGGCCCGGCGTTGCTCATGAGCATCATGATGCAGTCCTGCGCGGCGCCGATGCGCGTGTAGTACATGCAGGTGCCGAAGTGGTTGGAATTGCGTACCGACACCATGCCGACACCATGCTGGCGCGCACGCCGGACGGCCTCGTCCACCGCACGGCGGGCGATGACTTGCCCCACGCCGTCGTTGCCGTCCAGCACGGCCACGGCACCGGCGTCGACGGCGATGCGGCATTCCGTTCGCGCTTTCATCGCGCCGGATCGCAGGCGTGCGTAGTACCAGCCCAGGCGCAGCATGCCGTGGGACTGGTGGCCCCACAGATCCGCTTGCACCAGGGTATCCGCCGCCAGGGAGGCATCCTGCGCCGGCACCCCGGCGCTCTCGTAGACCGCCTGGGCGAACGCCTTCAAACGATCCGGATCGATTGGGGCCTGCGTCGAGGCAGTCGTTGACGACGCTATATCGCTCATGTCGGTTTCCTTCGGGCCCTCATTGTGAGATGCGATCCAGCCCTCGGCCGGATAGTAGACCATCGGCACCGCTTCAGCGATGACGTGCGCGGTGCGCGATGGAACCGTTCTATGCGCCCGCTATCGCCCGGAATGGCAGCGATGCCACCCCGAACCCTCTGGCACATTTGGCTTGCTTGAATGCGTCGCCGCGCTGTTACCCGGTTTGTTTGCGACGTTGCTGCCCCACAAGATGTGGCCGTGGGTCCTGCAGCGGCACGGTGCGGGGAGGATCTCGCTCTTCACGCTGCCGCGGCCGATCAGCGGGCTGTGGGCCGCCGCCGCGGCCTTCGGCGAGCACCTTGCGCCGATGCAGTGGGTCGGCGTGGCGGCGAGGCGGATGGGACTGGGCATCCATCAATCAGCTGGCGGCACGGCGCTAGCCGCCTTTACCGCCAGATGCCACGGTGCCCGCCCACGCCGCCAGCCGGCATACCTCGCGGTCCATAGCTCCGGCCGGTACCGCGCGCTGGAATTGCCCGGCGCCGGGCCGGGCAATCCCGTCAATCCAACATATCGGCGGGCAGCTTGCCGCCGTTCTCGGCCAGCTTGCGCATGACCTGTTTGTGGAGCCAGATGTTCATGGCGGCGGAGTCGTCGGTGCTGCCGCTGTAGCCCAACTCCGCGGCAAGCTCCTTGCGCGATGCCAGGCTGCTGTCAAGCCCCAGTAGTTTGAGCAGGTCCACGATTGAAGTTTTCCAGTTCAGCTTTTCGGGATGCTGGGCCTGCATCGCGCTAAGCACGGCTTCGACATCGACCGGCGCAGCTCCGGAGGGAGCAGTTGCGGCGGGAGCGCCTGCCGCCGGCTGTGCCGCGGCAGGCGCTTGCGGGATCGCGGCCGACGGGTCTGCAGCGGTGGTTTCGGCCTTGTGGCGGGAGGGAAGAATCTTGCTCAGGATGGCACTGAAGATGCTCATGGCTTGACTCCAAGAAGACGGCGCGAACGCCGTTTTGCGAGATGGCTCCCGGGGCGCGATGCCACCGGACGCAGGACGAGTTCCCAGCATACCGCAGCCAAACGCGCTGCTACCGGCCATCAGCGGCGCAGGCATGCACATGGCGGGCGCTTCATCCTTCAAGTTGATGACCGCCACGTACCGCCATCCTTCAGGGCATCGCGCAGCCGAGACAGCAGGCGCCGCAGTTCCTGCGCGGGCATGAACAGCGGTGCTTCGGCCCGTGGTGCTCGCGGCGAAGCCCTGCCGCCACACCGGAGCACAGCACGATTCCGACGGCCGGATGACGCCAGGCAGGGTACTTGCGTCCCCGGTTGTTTTCGAGGTAGCCGAGCGCCCGGGATTCCGCCCATTCCATGCATCCCTTGATACGGAACCGACCATGACTTCCGACATGCCGCACCATCCCATCCTTGGCCTGATCGGCTGGCTTGTGGCGGGCTTCGCCGCGGCCGCGGCGGGCGCTATCGCGTCCGCCAACGCAGGGGACTTCTACGGCCAGCTTGTCAGACCCGCGTGGGCGCCATCCGCGGGCGTCTTTGGCCCGGTCTGGTCTACGTTGTATGCCGTGATGAGCGTGGCGGCGTGGCTGGTATGGCGTGAGGGCGGCTGGCGCAGGCGATTTGGCCTTCTGATCCTTTTCCTGGTGCAGCTGGCGGTCAATGCGCTATGGAGCTGGCTGTTCTTCGCCTGGCACCTTGGCGGCTGGGCTTTCGCCGAAGTGTGCGTATTGTGGGTGCTGATACTGGCCACGCTCGTTGCCTTCTGGCGCGTGCGGCCATTGGCAGGCGCGCTGCTCATTCCGTACCTGGCCTGGGTAAGCTTCGCGACGGTTCTGTGCTATCGGGTCTGGCAGGACAATCCGAACCTGCTCGGGTAACGGTTCACAGTGCGCCGCGCGCACTTCCGGGGTTGCGCGCGCGGGACATAAGCCGCCCCGCCAATGGCGGTCCCGGCGGCCCGCCTTCGCCCTCCCCTATACTTGGCGAATGAGGGGATGCAGGACACGCTTATGAACACGATGGACGATCGCGTACGCGCGCATCGGGTCAGCCGGCACAGCCGCGGCTGCACCGCTGCCTCGCCTGGCGCGCCGCAAGGGAGCACAAGGTGGACGGTGCCGTCGTCCGCGTAACGCTGTCCCTGATCGGCCCCGGCATACTCCTGATCTTCGGCATCGCCTTCGCGGCCACCTGGTTCATGGATCGCAAGCGGGGCTATCTGCTGGACCTCGCCGCCGGCTGCTGGCTCTTCACCTTCGGTGCGGCGTCCCAGATCCTGTACCTGCCACCCGGCGCCGGCGCGAACGCCGTGGTTTCCGGCACTCTCTACAGCGCGGCGGTGCTGCTCACCGCGCAGGGCCTGCTGCGGCGGGCACAGCGGCCGGTTCCCGGCTGGGTGCTCGCTTCGCTGCTGGCGGTCTTCGTGATGCTTATCGCTTACTACTTCTATGTGGACCGCAACGTACTGGCGCGCGTCTACATCCAGAACTTCGGCTATGGCCTGGTGTTGTTCGCCACGGCAGTGCGGGCGCGGCAATGGCGGCGCGGGCGGCTGGTCGATCGGGTCCTGTTCTGGATCCTTCTCGTATTCGCATTGCAGTTCTTCCCGCGCACGCTGCTGACCATCGGCTTTACCGCGCCGGCCACCGCCCGCGCATTCGCCGATTCGGTGTTCTGGCAAACCCTGCAGCTTTCACTGGCGGTGCTGGGCACGGGCCTGGCGCTGACCATGCTGGCGGCCTGTGTCGCGGACATCATCGAGGACCTGCGCCGGGAACGCGATGCCGACGGGCTGACCGAGTTGCTGAATCGTCGCGCCTTCCAGGAACGCGTCACGGCGCACTTGCGGACGATGGCAGCCGCGACGGGGCGGCGCGGCACCGCAGCCGGTGGCGCGCCGCAACGGTCGCCCGGGGCGTTGGTGCTGTGCGATGTGGATCACTTCAAGGCCATCAACGACCGCCATGGGCACGCCGCCGGCGACAAAGTGCTGCGAGGCATCGCCAACGTACTGCGCTGCACGACTCGCGCCAACGATATCGTCGGACGCCTGGGAGGCGAGGAATTCGGCATCTTCCTGCCGGGGGCGGCAGTGCAGGAGGCATGCGCCTTCGCGGCGAGGCTGAAGGAAGAGATCGCCGGCTGCGAATTCATGCTGGGCGGGGCAAGAGCGTTTGTCACCGCCAGCTTCGGCGTATCGGATACACAGGGCGCCGACAGCTGGGAGGCCCTCTACCGTCGCACGGACGCCCTGCTCTACGACGCCAAGCGAAACGGCAGGAATCGCGTCGTGGCCCGGATTGACGGCGCCCGCGCACTCAGCAGTGTCGCGCCGTCGGGATGAACGGTTCGGCACCCATCGGCGGACACCGCGAGCAAACAGTCAAGCCGTGACCTGGCCAGATGGAAGGCCAGGTCACGGCATCGATGGCTGCATGCGGCGTCATGGAAACCGGCGGCGCGGCAATGAGCATGCAACCATCACCGGGCGCTCGGGCGTCAGGCGATGGAGGCCCGGTAGATGCCTTCTATGCTGCGATCCAGCATGCCGTTGAATTCCTCGTCCGACTGTTGCGCCGTCAATCCTTCCGTGAGCGCACGGCTGAAGCTGGCGATCACACCGGGGTTGCGGGCCAGGCGCGCATTCGCATCGTCGCGACTGTAGCCGCCCGACAAGGCCACCACCCGCACGACGCGCGGGTGCGCAACCAGCTCCTTGAAGTATCCATCGACCGTCGGCAGCGTCAGTTTCAGCATTACCCGCACGTCCGCCGGCAGCGCATCCAGGCGCTTCAGGAAACCCTGCTTCAACAATTCTTCGGCCTGCTGTTTATCCGGCGCCTTGATCGACACCTCCGGCTCGAGGATGGGAACCAGACCCGCGTTGAAGATTTGCCGGCCCACCTCGAACTGCTGGTCCAGCACCGCGTCGATGCCCTTGGCGTTCGCGCCGTTGACCACGGAACGCATCTTGGTGCCGAAAATGCCCTTGGCAACCGCGCGCTTCAGCAACTCGTCCAGGCCCGTAATGGGTTTCATCAGCTGCACGCCGTCCGCCTCGGCGGCGAGGCCCTTGTCCACTTTCAGGAAAGGGACCACCTGCTTGCGCGTCCATAGATAGGTCGCGGCGTCCATACCGTCGAACTGCCGGTCCATGGTCATTTCGAACAGAATCGCCCCCAGGACGCGCCGGCCATCGAAGGCCGGGCTGGTCACGATGCGCGTACGCATCGCGTGCACCAGATCGAACATCTGCGCTTCGCCGCTGTAGGCCGACTCCTCGATGCCGTACTGCTTCAAGGCCTTCGGGGTACTGCCGCCGCTCTGGTCCAGCGCGGCGATAAAACCCTGGCCTTGCGCCATCTTGGTCAGTTGTTCCTGGTTCATCTATTGCCTCCTGATCAGCATGAAAACGGAAATGGTGATAATCCTGCGCGCCAGCCAGGCCAACCCCTTCTGGCGCCCAGGCGAGAGCTTACCGTGAGCCGCGGCCCCATGGTGGATCGTCCGCCCGTACTCGTACAAAAGACGGATACAGATGATAAAACGCCTTACATAGGAGAAGCGGGCACGCGTGCGGAAACGGGACGGGCGGCCCCGGGGGCGGCGATCAGGACACGAGCGTAGCTGGTTCAAGCGGGCGCGAATGCGATGCGAGCGCGATAGCGGGGCTGCAAGGGCTCATTCCGGCATGCCGGGAGGACGTTCCGGGATGATGTCGACCTCGCGGTATTCATCAATGGCGTTGTCGCTACCGATGTACAGTTGCCCCGCGTACTGGTACAGCACCATTGCACCGCTGGTGGTGCCGACGAATGCCTGGCCGGGAATGACCATCGGTTGATTCGCGCGGCCATGCTCGCGGTTGCATGGAAACCATGCGGCGTGGACCCCGGCGGATTTCACATGGGCCGATCGACGAGGCCCCGGGGCGCCAGGTCACGCGAAAAGTCCGAGGCCATCGCCCCCAATGGCCAGCCAGTGCTCAGCAAGGCAAGGGCTACGCGATCTCGCTTGATAGGTGCATTCCATCTCCATTGCTGCGTCATCCGCAATGGCGCCACGGCGGAACAGCGCGCCGGAGCAGCGCTCAGTGACAAGGAAGGAAATGCCGGCTCCGCCATTCGATCATGGGGCTTGCGATCTCGCGAGCATCCGACGCAAACGCGTCATGGCGGTTCGGCCAGGCATGCACCAACTGCGTTCGAGGCGTACCCGGCGCCCCTGCGGCCGCCATTCGTGCCAATGACGGAATAGTAGTTGTGGTGGTCGAGACGGTTGCAGGGACGCGAGCCATGACTCATTCAAGAATCAGTTTTGGGAACCTGCGGGGCTCTCGCCCTTCCAGCACGTCCCGCCCCCGGGCGGTGTCCGCATAGATCCGACCATAAACGATACGGCCGTCCTTTACGCGGAACAGAAAGCAATGCTCGTTCTGCATCGAAAATCCCGCCTTGGTCCTGGCACGCGCGACTACGGGCACGAATATGTAGTCCTCCGCTCGCAGCACCGCGTGCGCGTCGTAGTCGAAGTATTCGTATTCCTTGTAGACATGCGCCCAGAAAGCCAGGAACTCCTTCTTGCCCCGATACGTGCCCCCATACGGCAGCGAGTCGGAGAACTCGAATACGACGTCGTCCGCCAGCGCGTCGACAAGGTCCGCCCTGTCGTTACGCTCGAAGCCGGTAAAGGCCTTCCGGCAGGCGTCAAGGATCTCGGAATCGGTCATCAGTTATCTCCTCTGAAGCTTCGATGTAAGTGCGTGGACTCACGGCATTATGAGCAAGTACTCATATTTGGACCAAAAAAAGCGGGGAACCCCCGCATATGGCTACTTTCCTGGATCTGCGCAATGTTGCATGCCAGCTGTGTTCTCCGCCCATGGGTCGAACCCGCTCCTCAGCACCAGCCGTAGCTCACGGCGCAAGCGCTCGGCCCGTTGCTTCCCGAATCCACATTCAAAACGGGACTGGACTTCGTTCCACAGCGGGAACGCCTGTTTGTAACGGGACAGGCCCAGCTTGGTAATCGTCGCCAGTTTCGCGCGGCGGTCTTCTCCAGCCACCAGTCCTACCAGTCCATCCCGTTGCAGCAGCTTCACGTTTGTTGACAAGGTGGTACGGTCCATCGCCATACGGTCTGCGAGGTCGCCGATCGTCATGGGGCCATGCTTGGCGAGCTGATAGAGGATCGAGAACTGCGTAATACGCAGATTCGCTGGCGCAAGGGCTTGGTCGTACACCGCGGTGACATAGCGCGATGCCCGCCGCAGCGCGGTGAAATTACACAGCCCATCGATGCTGACCAAGCTTTCGTCACTTCCGGACATCCCACGCACTCCGTATCGTCCAAGGGTGTCCAGAATATACGCTCACCTGCTCATAAACGCCAAAATCAGATATCCCCGGGACGGAGGAAGCCCACCAGAACGCGCCCCAGATCTGCGGGTTGCTCTACGTGCGGCCAATGACCGCTCTCGCCTACAAACGTCAACCGGGCGTCTGGAAACCGCTTCTCGTGGATGGCCTGTACCAAGGCAGCTGGAATGACGGGATCCTGCGCGGCACCGATCAAAAGGACCGGACCGGTATACGCGCAAGGACGCACGCCTGCGCCATCGCCTGCGGTAAACGCGTCGTAGTATCCACGCACCGCCTCCACACCCATCAAACCAGCCGGATCGGGCTCCAACAACGCCGATGGCCTCTTGACGGAGAACTGCATCCGGATCTCCCGCTGTGCGGCGGCGTTACCCCCGCACTCGCGCAGCATATCCCGCACGCTGTCGGGGAGCACATTTCCCTCTAGAGGCGTGGGCGTAATCAGTACGAGCCGATCCACGCTTCCAGGCATGCGCGCGGCCGCCAGCTCGGCGATCTGGGCGCCCATGCTATGGCCGACGAGCGCCAACCGCCCATCGGCCTGTCCAAGCACGTCCAGCACATCCTCGACAGCTTGCGACAGGGTATAGGGCCCGCCGGACCCCGACCGCGCGCCTGCCCCACGAAGATCGGGCGCTACACACTTCACACCATATGCGGCCAGTTGCTCGATGAGCGGCCTCCACGTTGCGCCATTGTCCAGAAACCCGTGGATCAAAACTACCGTAGGTACCGCGTCGGCGACGAGGCGAGCGTCGTCATCGTTGGGCAAAGCACCGCTGTCCTGCTCGGCATGCATGTCCATCCCCTGTGTCCGAATCGCTTGTCATCCGGCGTCCGTACGCCTATTATGAGCATATGCTCATTTAGGATCAAGAAGAAATTCATGGCGACTAGGCACGACATTGAGTTCCCCGGCGAATCCGGCGCGACCTTGCGCGGATGGCTTTTCGTGCCGGATCACGTGGGCGGGCCGCGGCCGGCAATCTCGATGTGTCATGGCTACGCGGCGGTAAAGGAACATGGGCTGGAGCGCTTCGCGCTTGCTTTCGCGGAAGCCGGCTTTGTCGTGATGATCCACGACCATCGCGGTTTCGGAGCCAGCGATGGTGAGCCGCGCCACGATATTGACCCTTGGATGCAGATCAAGGACTGGAGCCGTGCCGTCTCTTTCCTCGAAAACCGCCGGGAAGTGGACGCGCAGCGGATTGGCATATGGGGCACCAGCTATAGCGGCGGCCACGCACTGGTGTTGGGTGCGACAGACCGACGGATCCGCTGCGTCGTGTCACAGGTGCCCACGATCAGCGGCTTCGAGCAGGGGCGCCGGCGTGTCTCCCCGGATGTCGCGCCAGGTTTCCTGGCGACGCTCTCCGCCGACTTGCGCGAACAACATCGAGGCGGCGCGCCTCGCTACCAGGCCGTCGTCAGCGACGACCCCTTGGTCCCGGCGGCCTATCGGTCGCCGGACTCGATCGCGTTCTATCAACAGGACACCGGCGGCGCATGGGAAAACACCGTCACGCTGCGTTCGACTTTCGCCGCACGTATGTATGAGCCGGGTATCTGGGCCGCGCGCGTTTCCCCTACCCCACTGCTCATGATCGTCGCAACCGACGACCGTCTGACGATGACGGATCTCGAGCTGCAGGCATACGAAGACGCGCTACCGCCAAAGCGCCTTGTTCTGGTACCTGGCGGTCATTTCGACCCTTATGACGCGGCATTTCCCCGTGCGCGGCAGGCCGCCATCGAATGGTTCGAAGAGCACCTGGTCCCCCAGCCGCCGACGCTCGCCCCGGCGCGCGGATAGCGGCGGGCGGTTTTGTTTACCCTTGCAGGAGAAATATCGAATGCCTGTTTTCAATGCACACATCCCTAAAGGGAAGTTCACCCGGGAACGCAAGATTGCAATCGGCAATGCGCTGAACCAGTCCCTGGTGCAAGCTCTTAACATCCCGCCCGGCGACCGGTTCGTCATGATCTCCGAACATGGCGACGATGAGCTTTTCATCGACCCGACCTTCATGGGAATGGAGCGCAGCGCCGAGGCGATGATCGTGACCGTCCTCATCGGGGCGCATCGGCCCGCGGAGGACAAGAAACTGTTGATGGCCGCGATTACGCGATTGCTCGAACAGGATGCAGGGGTATCCCCGGACGATGTATTCATCGCCTTCATCCCCGTACCGAACGAGAACTTCTCCTTCGGCCGCGGCATTGCGCAGCTTATGGATATCGCGCCTAAATGGTGAAAGAGGATGGCTCCGGTACGCCAACGGCAGCAGCACCCGAGCCCGGACGCCGGCCGGGTGTTTGATCGACATGCAAAAGAAGTAGACAGGTGACGCCTTAACCGCACCTGCACCACGTAGAGATTCGGAGACAATCATGGACCGCAGTTTTCTCAGATCCGCCCTGGGGTGGATCGTTCAAGCTTCTCTGGCCATCACGCTGGGTACCGCGACCCATGCGGCCCTGGCCGATTCATTTCCATCGCAATCGGTCCTCCTGACCGTGGGCTACCCCGCCGGAGGCGGCGCGGACGTCGCCGCGCGCCAGCTTTCCGCACCCCTGCAGCAGTTGCTGGGCCAGACAGTCGTGGTGGAGAACCGTGGCGGCGCGAGCGGCTCGATCGCCACGGCGTACTACCTGCAGCAACCCCAGGACGGCCACCGGCTTCTCGCGCTGACCGGCAACGACGCCGTCATGAATCCTGCCGTGTTGAAGTCGGCGAAGTATGACCCGAACGAACTGCGCCTATTGCATCCGTTGATTTTCTCCGACCTTGTCCTGGTGACCGGCCGCAAGGATGCGCCCGAGAATATCGACAAGCTCATCGCCATGATCAAGGCACCAGGCGGGCCCGAGTACTCGTTTGGCAACTGGGGCGTGGGCTCGACACCCCATCTTGCTTCAGTGGATTTCCAGCTACAGGCGGGCATCAAGACGCTCGACGTACAGTATCGCGGCGTCACCCCCATCGTCCAGGATCTCGTCGGGGGACAAGTCGACTACGCGTTTCTTCCCATCGTATCCACCGTGCTGGATATGATTCGCGCGGGTAGATTGAAGGCGGTATCCATGGGGACGGTCTCTCGGAATCCCAGTCTTCCGGACGTTCCCGGCACTGGTGAAAGCACTGTACTCAAGGATTTCAATTACCAGGTGTGGCCGGGGATTTTTGTCCACCGGAATACCCCGGAGCCGGTGGCGCGCAAACTGCAAGAGTCCGTGGCAGGCGTGGTCAACAGCGCCGCCTATCAGAAGTGGTCGGTGGACACCGGCAATAGGCCGATGACGCCCATGGATCTCGCCCAGGCCGATGCTTTCTATCGCGACGAACTCGCACGGGCGCAGCGCCTGACGGCGAAAGCGAACCTGTCCCGGCAATGATGCGCGCTCTTGCGGGCCTGGAATAAGGCTGCATAGCACCAAAGACAAAGGGCTTACAGATCGATTTCTGTAAGCCCTTGATTTTCTTGGTCGGGGCGGCGGGATTCGAACTCGCGACCCTCTGCTCCCAAAGCAGATGCGCTACCAGGCTGCGCTACGCCCCGACGACCGTCCGCTATTCGGACGGGCCTGAATTGTACATGAGGCCGGGATGGCTTACGGCCCTGCGTACCTTTCGCGGCCCGGCCACGCACGGGATCCCCGTTCAACCCGCCAGCCTGGCGATCCAGGGCTGCAGTTCCAGCTTTTCCTCCAGGCCGAAGCCGGGCGCCGAAGTGGGGCGTACCCGCCCCTGCGCCAGTCCGCAACCGGCCGGATAACCGCCGAAGGGCTGGAACACGCCCGGATAGGCCTCGCAGCCGCCCAATTCCAGGCCGACGGCGATATGCAGGTTGATGAGATGGCCGCCGTGCGGATAAGCCTGCTTGCGGCTGTACCCGCGCGCTTCGAGCAGATCCACAATGGCGGCATATTCCGTCAGGCCATAGCACAGGCCCGCGTCCATCTGGAAGATGTCCTTGCCGATGCGCGGTCCGCCATAGTCGAGCAGGTTGACGACCTCGCGCAGGGAGAACAGGTTCTCCCCGGTCGCCAATGCCCCGCCATAGGCCTGGGCCAACTCCCGATTCAGGCGGAAGTCCAGCGGATCGCCGGCTTCCTCGTACCAGCGCAGGCCGTAAGGGGCGATGGCCTGTGCATAGCGCAGCGCCGTATCCAGGTCGAACCGGCCGTTGGCGTCGACCGACAGCCGCGATCCGGCACCCGCGATCTTCAGCGCCTCTTCGATGCGCGCCAGATCGTCGGACAGCGATGCGCCGCCGATCTTGATCTTGTACGCATCGAACCCGAGCTCGCGATAGCCGCTCAGTTCCGCGGACAGCGTGTGCGCGCTGGCGGGTGGGTAGTAGTACCCGCCGGCGGCATAGACATCGACGTCCGTACGCACTGCCGTTCGACCGAAATGCCGTGCAATGGTGGCATACGCCGGCTCGTCGGCCAGCTTGGCATTGAGATCCCAGATGGCCAGTTCCACCGCCGCCACCGCGCAGGCGCGATCGCCATGGCCGCCCGGTTTCTCGTTACGCATGGCAGCCGCAGCCACCTTCGCTGGGGCGAAGGTATCGCCCGCCTCTGATAGCAGCGCAGCGGGATTGGTTTCCAGTACGCGCGGAATGACACGATCCCGCAGGATGCCACCCTGCGCAAAGCGCCCGATCGAGTCAAAGGCGTAGCCTGTGACCCGGCGCCCGCTCCGCACCACGTCGGTCTCGACGGCGACAAGCGAAACAGTGTGCTGCGAGAAATTCACCAGGGCATTGGCGATATTGCCGGCGAGCGGGACGGAGATTTCCTTGATGGCGGTGATACGCATGATGCGGGTTCAGCCTAGTCGATAGTTGCGCCGGATTCTTTGACGATCTTGCCCCATTTGGCGATCTCGCTGCGCAGGAAATTGCCGAAGTGCGCCGGCGTTTCCTTGCCGGCAGGGGTAACGGCCATGGTGGCAAGCTTGCTCGTCACGGCGGGATCGGTCAGCGCGGCCTGGACCGCGCCGTTCAAGATGTCGAGGGCCGGTTGCGGCGTACCGGCCGGAGCCGCCAGGCCGAACCAGCCGATGGCTTCGAACCCGGGATAGCCCTGTTCTGCCACGGTGGGTACGTCAGGCAGGAATTCGGAACGCTGCAACGAGGTGACGGCAATGGCCTTCATGCGGCCGGCCTTGATCTGCGCGAGCGAGGCCGGCACTGAATCGACCAGCATGGGAATCTGGCCGCCAAGAACCTGGGTCTGCGCGTCGGCGCTGCCGCGGAACGGGACGTGCATCAGCGTGATGCCGGCCGTCTTCTCGAAGTACTCCATCGTCAGGTGCTGGGTCGAGCCGTTGCCCGATGACCCGAAGGTCAGTTGGCCCCCGCGCGCCTTGGCGACGAAGCTCTTGATGTCGCTGAAACCTGCCTGGGGATTCGCGGCGAAGACCTGCGGCGAGGTTCCGAGCAGCGCGACGCCAACCAGGTCGGTCTGGGGATGATAGGTAAGCTTGGGATAGATCGCCGGCGCGATGGCATAAGGGCCATTGCTGATCAGGACCAGCGTATAGCCGTCCGGCGCCGAACGAACCGCCACGTCCGTGCCCAGGGTGCCCCCGGCGCCGGGGCG
Coding sequences within it:
- a CDS encoding fructose bisphosphate aldolase, which encodes MNQEQLTKMAQGQGFIAALDQSGGSTPKALKQYGIEESAYSGEAQMFDLVHAMRTRIVTSPAFDGRRVLGAILFEMTMDRQFDGMDAATYLWTRKQVVPFLKVDKGLAAEADGVQLMKPITGLDELLKRAVAKGIFGTKMRSVVNGANAKGIDAVLDQQFEVGRQIFNAGLVPILEPEVSIKAPDKQQAEELLKQGFLKRLDALPADVRVMLKLTLPTVDGYFKELVAHPRVVRVVALSGGYSRDDANARLARNPGVIASFSRALTEGLTAQQSDEEFNGMLDRSIEGIYRASIA
- a CDS encoding TspO/MBR family protein, producing MTSDMPHHPILGLIGWLVAGFAAAAAGAIASANAGDFYGQLVRPAWAPSAGVFGPVWSTLYAVMSVAAWLVWREGGWRRRFGLLILFLVQLAVNALWSWLFFAWHLGGWAFAEVCVLWVLILATLVAFWRVRPLAGALLIPYLAWVSFATVLCYRVWQDNPNLLG
- a CDS encoding GGDEF domain-containing protein, whose protein sequence is MDGAVVRVTLSLIGPGILLIFGIAFAATWFMDRKRGYLLDLAAGCWLFTFGAASQILYLPPGAGANAVVSGTLYSAAVLLTAQGLLRRAQRPVPGWVLASLLAVFVMLIAYYFYVDRNVLARVYIQNFGYGLVLFATAVRARQWRRGRLVDRVLFWILLVFALQFFPRTLLTIGFTAPATARAFADSVFWQTLQLSLAVLGTGLALTMLAACVADIIEDLRRERDADGLTELLNRRAFQERVTAHLRTMAAATGRRGTAAGGAPQRSPGALVLCDVDHFKAINDRHGHAAGDKVLRGIANVLRCTTRANDIVGRLGGEEFGIFLPGAAVQEACAFAARLKEEIAGCEFMLGGARAFVTASFGVSDTQGADSWEALYRRTDALLYDAKRNGRNRVVARIDGARALSSVAPSG
- a CDS encoding nuclear transport factor 2 family protein encodes the protein MTDSEILDACRKAFTGFERNDRADLVDALADDVVFEFSDSLPYGGTYRGKKEFLAFWAHVYKEYEYFDYDAHAVLRAEDYIFVPVVARARTKAGFSMQNEHCFLFRVKDGRIVYGRIYADTARGRDVLEGREPRRFPKLILE
- a CDS encoding Ldh family oxidoreductase: MSDIASSTTASTQAPIDPDRLKAFAQAVYESAGVPAQDASLAADTLVQADLWGHQSHGMLRLGWYYARLRSGAMKARTECRIAVDAGAVAVLDGNDGVGQVIARRAVDEAVRRARQHGVGMVSVRNSNHFGTCMYYTRIGAAQDCIMMLMSNAGPNMAPWGGLQKKIGTNPWSIAAPAGRHAPMVMDMANSGVARGKIYLANNRHESIPAHWAVDRQGHPTTDPRAALEGFILPMAGHKGYVMGVMVDVLSGVLSGSEFLDGVHGPYDPVNRSGAGHFLLALNVAAFMPVTEFHARMEAYIASLKDVPVAPGHKQVYYPGEMETQADRQNRASGLTLATETLADLRRIAGEAGLRYDDYLGA
- a CDS encoding alpha/beta hydrolase — encoded protein: MATRHDIEFPGESGATLRGWLFVPDHVGGPRPAISMCHGYAAVKEHGLERFALAFAEAGFVVMIHDHRGFGASDGEPRHDIDPWMQIKDWSRAVSFLENRREVDAQRIGIWGTSYSGGHALVLGATDRRIRCVVSQVPTISGFEQGRRRVSPDVAPGFLATLSADLREQHRGGAPRYQAVVSDDPLVPAAYRSPDSIAFYQQDTGGAWENTVTLRSTFAARMYEPGIWAARVSPTPLLMIVATDDRLTMTDLELQAYEDALPPKRLVLVPGGHFDPYDAAFPRARQAAIEWFEEHLVPQPPTLAPARG
- a CDS encoding tautomerase family protein is translated as MPVFNAHIPKGKFTRERKIAIGNALNQSLVQALNIPPGDRFVMISEHGDDELFIDPTFMGMERSAEAMIVTVLIGAHRPAEDKKLLMAAITRLLEQDAGVSPDDVFIAFIPVPNENFSFGRGIAQLMDIAPKW
- a CDS encoding DUF3597 domain-containing protein; translation: MSIFSAILSKILPSRHKAETTAADPSAAIPQAPAAAQPAAGAPAATAPSGAAPVDVEAVLSAMQAQHPEKLNWKTSIVDLLKLLGLDSSLASRKELAAELGYSGSTDDSAAMNIWLHKQVMRKLAENGGKLPADMLD
- a CDS encoding MarR family winged helix-turn-helix transcriptional regulator produces the protein MSGSDESLVSIDGLCNFTALRRASRYVTAVYDQALAPANLRITQFSILYQLAKHGPMTIGDLADRMAMDRTTLSTNVKLLQRDGLVGLVAGEDRRAKLATITKLGLSRYKQAFPLWNEVQSRFECGFGKQRAERLRRELRLVLRSGFDPWAENTAGMQHCADPGK
- a CDS encoding alpha/beta fold hydrolase — protein: MDMHAEQDSGALPNDDDARLVADAVPTVVLIHGFLDNGATWRPLIEQLAAYGVKCVAPDLRGAGARSGSGGPYTLSQAVEDVLDVLGQADGRLALVGHSMGAQIAELAAARMPGSVDRLVLITPTPLEGNVLPDSVRDMLRECGGNAAAQREIRMQFSVKRPSALLEPDPAGLMGVEAVRGYYDAFTAGDGAGVRPCAYTGPVLLIGAAQDPVIPAALVQAIHEKRFPDARLTFVGESGHWPHVEQPADLGRVLVGFLRPGDI